A single genomic interval of Mycobacterium sp. DL592 harbors:
- a CDS encoding polyketide cyclase / dehydrase and lipid transport produces the protein MHSIQIADETFVAADPAAVGRAVSDPAAWRRWWPDLRLEVVEDRADKGVRWTVAGPLTGTMEIWLEPVLDGVLLHYFLHAEPTGAAAWQLAKMNLPKLTHQRRVAGKRMAFEVKAALEVARPVGVAPQR, from the coding sequence ATGCACAGCATCCAGATCGCCGACGAGACCTTCGTCGCCGCGGATCCGGCCGCCGTCGGCCGCGCGGTGTCCGATCCGGCGGCGTGGCGGCGGTGGTGGCCGGACCTGCGCCTGGAGGTCGTCGAGGACCGCGCCGACAAAGGGGTGCGCTGGACGGTCGCCGGGCCGTTGACCGGCACCATGGAGATCTGGCTGGAACCCGTGCTCGACGGTGTTCTGCTGCACTACTTCCTGCACGCCGAGCCGACCGGGGCGGCGGCCTGGCAGCTGGCGAAGATGAACCTGCCCAAGTTGACCCATCAGCGCCGGGTGGCGGGCAAGCGGATGGCCTTCGAGGTCAAGGCCGCGCTGGAGGTGGCGCGCCCGGTGGGGGTCGCTCCCCAGCGGTGA
- a CDS encoding long-chain fatty acid--CoA ligase — MREYSVPAPFTIGANDNVVRAVYEHERDDPNYVILQRLVDGAWTDMTCAEVAARIRSAALGLIAAGVQAGDRVAILSATRYEWVILDYAILSVGGVTVPIYETSSAEQVRWVLEDSAAVVAFTETEAHAQMVAELRGELPALRTTYDIEAGALDELAAAAATVDGAELTRRLDGLRSDAPATLIYTSGTTGRPKGVQLTHSNLLHETRGAATCFPTLLRQHERLLVFLPLAHVLSRALSMTAFANKVTLGYTSDIRSLVPMLQLFKPSIVVSVPRVFEKVYNTAELNARDSGKGKIFELAVKTAIAYSEALETGSPNLLLKASHALFDRLVYGKLRAALGGDCHAAISGGAPLGKRLGHFYRGVGLSIYEGYGLTETSAAITVNRIGELKVGSVGKLVPGNSMKIAEDGELLVKGGVVFSGYWRNEKATAEAIVDGWFHTGDLASIDSEGFLSITGRKKEIIVTAGGKNVAPAVLEDALRAHPLISQAMAVGDKQPFIGALIAIDPEAFDVWKQHHGKAAEASVGDLREDPDLVGEIELAIKDANQHVSHAESIRKFRILPCDFTVLTGELTPTLKVKRNVVAEKFADEIDAIYAKSS, encoded by the coding sequence GTGCGTGAGTACAGCGTTCCAGCGCCGTTCACCATCGGTGCCAACGACAATGTCGTCAGAGCGGTCTACGAGCACGAGCGCGACGACCCGAACTATGTGATCCTGCAGCGCCTGGTCGACGGCGCCTGGACCGATATGACATGTGCCGAGGTCGCCGCCCGGATCCGCTCGGCGGCGCTGGGATTGATCGCGGCCGGCGTGCAGGCCGGCGACCGGGTGGCGATCCTGTCGGCGACCCGCTACGAGTGGGTGATCCTGGACTACGCGATTCTGTCCGTCGGTGGCGTCACCGTGCCGATCTACGAGACGTCCTCGGCCGAGCAGGTGCGGTGGGTACTGGAGGACTCCGCCGCGGTGGTGGCGTTCACCGAGACCGAGGCGCATGCCCAGATGGTCGCCGAACTGCGCGGCGAGCTGCCCGCCCTGCGCACGACGTACGACATCGAGGCGGGCGCCCTCGACGAGCTGGCCGCTGCCGCCGCCACGGTGGACGGCGCCGAGCTGACCCGCCGGCTCGACGGTCTGCGCTCCGATGCCCCGGCCACGCTGATCTACACCTCGGGCACCACCGGCAGGCCCAAGGGTGTGCAGTTGACGCACTCGAACCTGCTGCACGAGACACGCGGGGCCGCAACATGTTTCCCCACCCTGCTGCGCCAGCACGAGCGGCTGCTGGTGTTCCTGCCGCTGGCACACGTGCTGTCGCGTGCCCTGTCGATGACCGCGTTCGCCAACAAGGTGACACTGGGCTACACCAGCGACATCAGGAGCCTGGTCCCGATGTTGCAGCTGTTCAAGCCGAGCATCGTGGTGTCGGTACCGCGGGTGTTCGAAAAGGTCTACAACACAGCGGAATTGAATGCGCGAGACAGCGGTAAAGGCAAGATCTTCGAGCTGGCCGTCAAGACGGCGATCGCCTACAGCGAGGCGCTCGAGACCGGCTCACCGAACCTGCTTCTCAAGGCGAGCCATGCCCTGTTCGACCGGCTGGTGTACGGCAAGCTGCGCGCCGCCCTCGGCGGTGACTGCCACGCGGCGATCTCCGGCGGCGCGCCGCTGGGCAAGCGGCTCGGCCACTTCTACCGCGGCGTGGGGCTGTCGATCTACGAGGGCTACGGCCTGACCGAGACCAGCGCGGCGATCACGGTGAACCGGATCGGCGAACTCAAGGTCGGCTCCGTCGGAAAGCTGGTGCCCGGCAACAGCATGAAGATCGCCGAGGACGGCGAACTGCTGGTCAAGGGCGGCGTGGTGTTCAGCGGGTACTGGCGCAACGAGAAGGCCACCGCCGAGGCGATCGTCGACGGGTGGTTCCACACCGGCGATCTGGCCAGCATCGACTCCGAGGGCTTCCTGTCGATCACCGGCCGCAAGAAGGAGATCATCGTCACCGCAGGCGGCAAGAACGTCGCACCCGCGGTGCTCGAGGACGCGCTGCGGGCCCATCCCCTGATCAGCCAGGCGATGGCCGTCGGGGACAAGCAGCCGTTCATCGGCGCGCTGATCGCCATCGACCCGGAAGCCTTCGATGTCTGGAAGCAACACCACGGCAAGGCCGCCGAGGCGTCGGTAGGCGATCTGCGCGAGGATCCGGACCTGGTGGGCGAGATCGAGCTGGCCATCAAGGACGCCAATCAGCATGTGTCCCATGCCGAGTCGATCCGCAAGTTCCGGATTCTGCCGTGCGACTTCACCGTGCTCACCGGTGAGCTCACCCCGACGCTGAAGGTCAAGCGCAACGTCGTCGCAGAGAAGTTCGCCGACGAGATCGACGCGATCTACGCCAAGTCCAGCTAG
- a CDS encoding cutinase family protein produces MDTPPLLRTLAAAALAAAAVSLVPAVPAEADDDCPDVEVIFARGTGEPPGPGRVGQAFADALAPQLGGRSLGVYGVNYPASLNFLTAAAGANDAAARIADMSVRCPQTRLVLGGFSQGAAAVSMLAGVPPVGDRIGSIGSAAPLPPDAAGRVAVVAVFGNPGARFGSPLSSTGAFVGRAIDVCVPGDPICSNGRDRAAHSAYELPPYPQQAANFVAGLI; encoded by the coding sequence ATGGACACGCCGCCACTGCTGAGGACCCTGGCCGCGGCCGCGCTGGCGGCCGCGGCGGTGAGTCTGGTGCCCGCCGTCCCTGCCGAAGCCGACGACGACTGCCCCGACGTCGAGGTCATCTTCGCCCGCGGCACCGGGGAACCGCCGGGCCCCGGCCGGGTCGGTCAGGCCTTCGCCGATGCCCTGGCCCCGCAGCTCGGTGGTCGTTCGCTGGGCGTCTACGGCGTCAACTACCCGGCGAGCCTGAACTTCCTGACCGCGGCGGCAGGCGCGAACGACGCGGCAGCGCGCATCGCCGACATGAGCGTGCGCTGCCCGCAGACCAGGCTGGTGCTCGGCGGTTTCTCTCAGGGAGCGGCAGCGGTCTCGATGTTGGCCGGGGTACCACCGGTCGGCGACCGCATCGGCAGCATCGGATCAGCCGCCCCGCTGCCGCCCGACGCGGCAGGCCGCGTCGCCGTGGTCGCGGTCTTCGGCAACCCGGGTGCGCGCTTCGGCTCCCCGCTGAGCAGCACCGGCGCGTTCGTGGGCCGCGCCATCGACGTGTGCGTGCCCGGTGATCCGATCTGCTCCAACGGCCGCGACCGTGCCGCGCACAGCGCCTACGAACTGCCGCCCTACCCGCAGCAGGCGGCCAACTTCGTGGCCGGCCTGATCTAG
- a CDS encoding SRPBCC family protein, whose protein sequence is MADKTAQTIYIDADARTVMDVIADIGSYPQWVSEYKETEVLESDEQGYPLTARLHLDAAVLRDTMVLAYVWPPDRKSVRWSLVSSSLLKALDGAYTLQPNGSGTDVTYELSVDLMIPMIGLLKRKAERRLTDTALKDLKKRVEG, encoded by the coding sequence GTGGCTGACAAAACGGCGCAAACCATCTACATCGATGCGGATGCGCGCACCGTGATGGACGTGATCGCCGACATCGGTTCCTATCCGCAATGGGTGTCGGAATACAAGGAGACCGAGGTTCTCGAATCCGACGAACAGGGTTACCCGCTGACGGCACGCCTGCATCTGGACGCCGCGGTGCTGCGCGACACCATGGTGCTGGCCTACGTGTGGCCGCCCGACCGCAAATCGGTGCGCTGGTCGCTGGTGTCCAGCTCGCTGCTGAAGGCGCTTGACGGTGCATATACATTGCAGCCCAACGGTTCTGGGACCGATGTCACCTATGAGCTGTCGGTGGACCTGATGATCCCGATGATCGGACTGCTCAAACGCAAGGCCGAACGAAGGCTGACCGACACCGCTCTGAAGGACCTGAAGAAGCGGGTCGAGGGCTGA